A single region of the Hoeflea prorocentri genome encodes:
- the gltB gene encoding glutamate synthase large subunit codes for MTDKTPSKAKAAQRPALTAKRARTAGFPQKQGLYDPRNEHDACGVGFVAHMKGQKSHQIIKDGLFMLENLTHRGAVGADPLMGDGAGILVQIPHAFFAENMAEQGITLPDVGHYAAGYLFMPQDLELRAHIEKIVEEVVAAEGQVLLGYRDVPVDNSSLSKAPDIAATEPHHRQVFIGRGDEVQSEADFERRLFILRKVISNRIFEETDGRDNGFYIVSLSSRTIVYKGMFLAYQVGAYFKDLTDERFQSAVALVHQRFSTNTFPSWKLAHPYRMVAHNGEINTLRGNVNWMAARQASVTSPLFGDDISKLWPISYEGQSDTACFDNALEFLVQGGYSLAHAVMMLIPEAWAGNKLMHEDRKAFYEYHAALMEPWDGPAAVAFTDGRQIGATLDRNGLRPARYIVTDDDRVIMASEAGVLPVDEKSIVRKWRLQPGKMLLIDMEEGAIVSDAQIKRELANANPYRDWLDRTQIVLEDMPVSGRATGHSSASLLDQQQAFGYSQEDLKLLMSPMATTGQEAIGSMGTDTPISAMSDKTKLLYTYFKQNFAQVTNPPIDPIREESVMSLVSFIGPRPNLFDLKGLAGRRRLEVRQPILTNEDLEKIRAIGDISDNQFQTKTLDITYREDSGADHMSEALDALCARAEKAVNNGYNIIILSDRQLSVNRIAIPALLATAAVHHHLIRKGLRTSVGLVVESGEPREVHHFAVLAGYGAEAINPYLAFDTLADMHQNGEFPAVVDATEVVHRYIKAIDKGLLKVMSKMGISTYQSYCGAQIFDAVGLSGEFVNKYFFGTATTIEGIGLSEIAIETHVRHAQAFGDDPVLTTALEVGGEYLYRMRGENHAWSPDSVAMLQHAVRGNAADKYEEFAQLVNEHAEGLNTIRGLFRIIEAEEDGRKPVPLDEVEPAAEIVRRFSTGAMSFGSISREAHTTLAIAMNRIGGKSNTGEGGEEPDRYMPLPDGSMNPERSAIKQVASGRFGVTTEYLVNSDMIQIKVAQGAKPGEGGQLPGHKVDATIAKTRHSTPGVGLISPPPHHDIYSIEDLAQLIFDLKNVNSDADISVKLVSEVGVGTVAAGVAKARADHITISGYDGGTGASPLTSLKHAGSPWEMGLAETHQTLVLNGLRSRVPLQVDGGLRTGRDVIVGALLGADEFGFSTAPLIAAGCLMMRKCHLNTCPVGIATQDPVLRQRFKGTPEHVINYFFFVAEEVRAFLAKMGYRKLDDIIGQSDLLEKDRMISHWKANGLDFSNIFHKPEAGKEDIRWTQRQDHPIDDILDRKLIAEAKPALASKTPVSIETAIRNVDRSAGAMLSGEIARRYGHKGLPDGTVSVKLEGTAGQSFGAFLSRGVSFDLIGDGNDYVGKGLCGGRIIVRPPEESRIVPEESIIVGNTVLYGAVEGECYFRGVAGERFAVRNSGAIAVVEGVGDHGCEYMTGGIVVVIGETGRNFAAGMSGGVAYVLDEAGDFARRCNMAMVELEPVPEEDDMLEELHHHGGDLDHKGRVDVSDDMTKHDEERLYQLIANHVHYTNSQRGQDILENWADYRPKFRKVMPIEYRRALEEMERMRMGVAAE; via the coding sequence ATGACGGACAAGACGCCATCAAAGGCTAAAGCTGCGCAACGCCCGGCACTGACGGCGAAACGTGCGCGCACGGCCGGGTTCCCGCAGAAGCAGGGGCTTTATGACCCGCGCAATGAGCACGATGCCTGCGGTGTTGGTTTTGTCGCCCATATGAAGGGTCAAAAGTCCCATCAGATCATCAAGGACGGCCTGTTCATGCTGGAAAACCTGACCCACCGCGGTGCGGTCGGGGCGGATCCGCTGATGGGTGACGGCGCGGGCATTCTGGTTCAGATCCCGCACGCCTTTTTTGCTGAAAACATGGCCGAGCAGGGCATCACGCTACCGGATGTCGGGCACTATGCGGCCGGATATCTCTTTATGCCGCAGGACCTAGAGCTGCGCGCGCATATTGAGAAGATTGTCGAAGAAGTCGTTGCCGCCGAGGGGCAGGTGCTCCTGGGTTACCGTGACGTGCCGGTCGACAATTCGTCGCTGTCCAAAGCGCCCGATATTGCCGCCACCGAGCCCCACCACAGGCAGGTTTTCATCGGCCGCGGTGATGAGGTGCAATCGGAAGCGGACTTTGAGCGTCGCCTGTTCATTCTGCGCAAGGTGATCTCCAATCGGATTTTTGAGGAAACGGACGGGCGTGACAACGGCTTTTATATCGTTTCCCTGTCGAGCCGGACGATTGTCTACAAAGGCATGTTCCTGGCCTATCAGGTCGGCGCCTATTTCAAGGATTTGACGGACGAGCGTTTTCAGTCGGCCGTGGCGCTGGTTCACCAACGCTTTTCGACCAATACGTTTCCGTCCTGGAAGCTGGCGCACCCCTATCGCATGGTCGCCCACAATGGCGAAATCAACACGCTGCGCGGCAATGTCAACTGGATGGCGGCGCGCCAGGCTTCGGTGACGTCGCCGCTCTTCGGTGACGACATCAGCAAGCTGTGGCCGATCTCCTATGAAGGACAGTCCGACACGGCCTGTTTCGACAATGCGCTCGAATTCCTGGTTCAGGGCGGCTATTCGCTTGCCCATGCCGTCATGATGCTGATCCCGGAAGCCTGGGCCGGCAACAAGCTGATGCATGAAGACCGCAAGGCGTTTTACGAATATCACGCGGCGCTGATGGAGCCTTGGGACGGGCCGGCCGCCGTTGCCTTTACCGACGGCCGTCAGATCGGCGCGACGCTTGACCGCAACGGCTTGCGGCCCGCCCGCTATATCGTGACCGATGACGACAGGGTTATCATGGCGTCCGAGGCTGGCGTATTGCCGGTGGACGAAAAATCCATCGTGCGCAAATGGCGGCTTCAGCCGGGCAAGATGCTGCTCATCGATATGGAAGAAGGCGCCATCGTCTCGGATGCGCAGATCAAGCGTGAGCTGGCAAACGCCAATCCCTACCGCGATTGGCTGGACCGCACGCAGATCGTGCTGGAAGACATGCCTGTTTCAGGCCGCGCCACGGGCCATTCCAGCGCATCACTGCTCGATCAGCAGCAGGCCTTCGGCTATTCTCAGGAAGACCTGAAATTGCTGATGTCGCCGATGGCGACAACCGGTCAGGAGGCGATCGGCTCCATGGGAACGGACACGCCCATTTCAGCCATGTCCGACAAGACCAAGCTGCTTTACACCTATTTCAAGCAGAACTTCGCTCAGGTGACCAATCCGCCGATCGACCCGATCCGCGAAGAATCCGTCATGAGCCTCGTGTCTTTCATCGGCCCGCGGCCCAACCTTTTTGACTTGAAGGGACTTGCCGGGCGCAGGCGCCTTGAAGTGCGCCAGCCGATCCTGACCAATGAGGACCTGGAAAAAATCCGGGCGATTGGCGATATCTCTGACAATCAGTTCCAGACCAAGACACTGGACATCACCTATCGTGAGGACAGTGGCGCCGACCATATGAGCGAAGCCCTCGATGCGCTGTGCGCGCGGGCGGAAAAGGCAGTCAATAACGGCTACAACATCATCATCCTCTCGGACCGGCAATTGTCGGTCAACCGGATCGCCATACCGGCGCTGCTGGCGACGGCGGCTGTTCATCATCACCTGATCCGAAAGGGGCTGCGCACGTCTGTCGGCCTTGTGGTTGAATCGGGCGAGCCGCGGGAAGTGCATCATTTCGCGGTGCTGGCCGGCTACGGGGCTGAGGCGATCAACCCTTATCTTGCGTTCGATACGCTTGCAGACATGCATCAGAACGGTGAGTTCCCGGCGGTGGTTGACGCAACCGAGGTGGTGCATCGCTATATCAAAGCCATCGACAAGGGCCTCTTGAAGGTGATGTCGAAGATGGGGATTTCCACCTACCAGTCCTATTGCGGCGCTCAGATTTTCGATGCCGTCGGCCTTTCCGGCGAATTCGTCAACAAGTATTTCTTCGGTACCGCGACGACGATTGAGGGCATCGGGCTCAGCGAGATCGCGATTGAGACCCATGTGCGCCACGCGCAGGCCTTCGGCGACGATCCGGTGCTGACGACCGCGCTCGAGGTCGGCGGGGAATATCTCTATCGCATGCGCGGCGAGAACCATGCCTGGTCGCCGGATTCGGTGGCGATGCTGCAACATGCAGTGCGCGGCAATGCTGCCGACAAATATGAGGAATTCGCTCAGCTTGTGAATGAGCATGCGGAAGGTCTCAACACGATTCGCGGCCTCTTCAGGATTATTGAAGCCGAGGAAGACGGACGCAAACCCGTGCCGCTTGACGAGGTCGAGCCGGCGGCGGAGATCGTGCGGCGGTTTTCCACCGGCGCCATGTCCTTCGGCTCGATCAGCCGGGAGGCGCACACCACCTTGGCAATTGCCATGAACCGGATCGGCGGTAAGTCGAATACGGGCGAGGGCGGCGAAGAGCCCGATCGCTATATGCCGTTGCCTGACGGGTCGATGAACCCGGAACGTTCCGCCATCAAGCAGGTGGCCTCCGGACGCTTCGGCGTGACCACGGAGTATCTGGTCAACTCCGACATGATACAAATCAAGGTCGCGCAGGGCGCAAAGCCCGGCGAGGGCGGGCAGCTTCCCGGTCACAAGGTCGATGCGACAATAGCCAAGACCCGGCATTCGACGCCGGGTGTCGGGCTGATTTCGCCGCCTCCGCACCATGACATCTATTCCATCGAGGATCTGGCGCAGCTGATCTTCGATCTGAAGAACGTCAACAGCGACGCGGATATCTCGGTCAAACTGGTCTCAGAGGTCGGCGTCGGCACCGTGGCGGCAGGTGTTGCCAAGGCGCGTGCGGACCATATCACCATTTCCGGCTATGACGGCGGGACCGGCGCGTCACCGCTGACATCGCTCAAACATGCCGGATCGCCTTGGGAAATGGGACTTGCTGAAACCCACCAGACCCTGGTGCTGAACGGGCTTCGCTCGCGTGTTCCGCTGCAGGTCGATGGCGGTTTGCGAACCGGGCGCGACGTGATCGTCGGGGCATTGCTCGGCGCGGATGAATTCGGTTTTTCCACCGCGCCGCTCATTGCCGCCGGCTGTCTGATGATGCGCAAATGCCATCTCAACACCTGCCCGGTAGGCATCGCAACACAAGACCCGGTCTTGCGTCAGCGTTTCAAGGGAACGCCCGAACACGTCATCAACTATTTCTTCTTTGTTGCCGAGGAAGTGCGCGCGTTTCTGGCAAAGATGGGCTATCGCAAGCTGGACGACATCATCGGCCAGTCGGACCTTCTGGAGAAGGACCGGATGATCAGCCACTGGAAAGCGAACGGCCTGGATTTCAGCAACATCTTCCACAAACCTGAAGCCGGGAAGGAGGACATCCGTTGGACCCAGCGTCAGGATCATCCGATTGACGATATTCTGGATCGCAAGCTGATCGCCGAGGCCAAGCCGGCGCTCGCATCCAAGACGCCGGTGTCGATCGAGACCGCGATCCGCAATGTTGACCGATCGGCGGGCGCCATGCTCTCCGGCGAGATTGCGCGGCGCTATGGCCACAAAGGTCTCCCCGACGGCACGGTTTCAGTCAAGCTTGAGGGGACCGCCGGCCAGTCTTTCGGCGCATTTCTCTCGCGTGGCGTCAGTTTCGACCTGATCGGCGATGGAAACGACTATGTCGGCAAGGGCCTTTGCGGCGGCCGTATCATCGTGCGCCCGCCGGAGGAAAGCCGTATCGTTCCGGAAGAGTCGATCATTGTCGGCAACACCGTTCTTTACGGAGCCGTTGAAGGTGAATGTTATTTCCGCGGTGTGGCCGGCGAACGCTTTGCCGTTCGCAACTCCGGCGCCATTGCCGTTGTCGAGGGTGTCGGCGATCACGGTTGCGAGTATATGACCGGCGGTATTGTTGTCGTCATCGGCGAGACGGGACGCAATTTTGCCGCTGGCATGTCGGGCGGTGTGGCCTATGTACTTGACGAGGCGGGAGACTTTGCCCGGCGCTGCAACATGGCGATGGTCGAGCTCGAGCCCGTTCCGGAAGAGGACGACATGTTGGAAGAGCTGCACCATCATGGTGGTGATCTGGACCATAAGGGCCGCGTGGACGTTTCCGACGACATGACCAAGCATGATGAGGAACGGCTCTACCAGCTCATTGCCAATCATGTGCACTACACCAACTCGCAGCGGGGCCAGGATATTCTGGAAAACTGGGCAGACTATCGCCCGAAGTTCCGCAAGGTCATGCCGATTGAGTATCGCCGGGCACTTGAGGAGATGGAGCGCATGCGTATGGGGGTTGCCGCGG